A DNA window from Amycolatopsis sp. DSM 110486 contains the following coding sequences:
- a CDS encoding MFS transporter, whose translation MVEGKAGDVQVVEPAVINRAVGAAAIGNITEWYDFGVYGYLATTIQKVFFTDLPASAGQIATFGVFAVSFLIRPFGGLIFGPLGDRIGRKKVLSLTVILMALGTFALGVIPSYGAIGLAAPLLVLLARLVQGISTGGEYGNAMTFIAEYAPDRRRGFFGSWLEFGTLTGYAFGATIATVLSAVLSDQALLTWGWRIPFLLALPLGAVGLYLRRRLEESPAFAQLQETEKPDERVQSLGGELRAVFTKYWPAMVLCAGLVLTWNVANYMLTSYMPTYLTETLPEQHTGVGKTASEILQIVVLVLLMVVITFVGRLSDKVGRRPVILAGCLGLVVLSLPAVLLVRAGGATSTFFGLLVMGLVLVLFSAILPSTLPALFPTNVRAGGLSIAFNLSASLFGGTTATVMSALVSGTGDLNWPAYYLMIAGVIGGICVFFMRETARKPLPGSVARED comes from the coding sequence ATGGTGGAGGGGAAGGCCGGCGACGTCCAGGTCGTCGAGCCCGCGGTGATCAACCGGGCGGTCGGCGCGGCCGCGATCGGCAACATCACCGAGTGGTACGACTTCGGCGTTTACGGGTACCTGGCGACGACGATCCAGAAGGTGTTCTTCACGGACCTGCCGGCTTCGGCCGGGCAGATCGCGACGTTCGGGGTTTTCGCCGTCTCGTTCCTGATCCGCCCGTTCGGCGGGCTGATCTTCGGGCCGCTGGGTGACCGGATCGGGCGAAAAAAGGTCCTGTCGCTCACGGTGATCCTCATGGCGCTGGGCACGTTCGCCCTCGGCGTGATCCCGAGCTACGGCGCCATCGGCCTCGCCGCGCCCCTGCTCGTGCTGCTCGCCCGGCTGGTACAGGGCATCTCCACCGGCGGCGAGTACGGCAACGCCATGACGTTCATCGCCGAGTACGCGCCGGACCGCCGGCGCGGGTTCTTCGGCAGCTGGCTCGAGTTCGGCACGCTGACCGGCTACGCGTTCGGCGCGACGATCGCCACCGTGCTCAGTGCGGTTCTGTCCGACCAGGCGCTGCTGACGTGGGGCTGGCGCATCCCGTTCCTGCTCGCGCTCCCGCTGGGCGCCGTCGGGCTCTACCTGCGCCGGCGGCTGGAGGAGTCGCCCGCGTTCGCGCAGCTCCAGGAGACGGAGAAGCCGGACGAACGCGTCCAGTCGCTGGGCGGCGAGCTGCGCGCGGTGTTCACGAAGTACTGGCCCGCGATGGTGCTGTGCGCCGGGCTCGTCCTGACGTGGAACGTCGCGAACTACATGCTCACCAGCTACATGCCGACCTACCTGACGGAAACGCTGCCCGAGCAGCACACCGGCGTCGGCAAGACGGCGTCGGAGATCCTGCAGATCGTGGTGCTCGTGCTGCTGATGGTGGTGATCACGTTCGTCGGCCGGCTGTCGGACAAGGTGGGCCGGCGGCCGGTGATCTTGGCCGGCTGCCTCGGGCTCGTGGTGCTGTCGCTGCCCGCCGTGCTGCTGGTCCGCGCCGGCGGCGCCACCTCGACGTTCTTCGGCCTGCTGGTGATGGGGCTCGTGCTGGTGCTGTTCTCGGCGATCCTCCCGTCGACCCTGCCGGCGCTGTTCCCCACGAACGTCCGCGCCGGCGGGCTGTCGATCGCGTTCAACCTTTCGGCGTCCCTGTTCGGCGGGACCACGGCGACGGTGATGAGCGCGCTCGTCTCGGGTACCGGAGACCTCAACTGGCCCGCGTACTACCTGATGATCGCCGGGGTGATCGGCGGCATTTGTGTCTTCTTCATGCGGGAGACGGCGCGCAAGCCGCTGCCGGGATCGGTCGCGCGAGAGGATTA